In a single window of the Dreissena polymorpha isolate Duluth1 chromosome 3, UMN_Dpol_1.0, whole genome shotgun sequence genome:
- the LOC127872526 gene encoding octapeptide-repeat protein T2-like codes for MQVGRQAERQAGRQADREADWQGGRKETRQRGRKEVRKGGRQEGSQACSEGGRQAGRQRGRQRGRHAEWQADKKGRRQKAGRKGGRQVDRKGGRDRGRETDRQA; via the coding sequence ATGCAGGTGGGAAGGCAGGCAgaaaggcaggcaggcaggcaggcagacagggaGGCAGACTGGCAGGGAGGCAGGAAGGAAACGAGGCAGAGAGgcaggaaggaagtaaggaagggaGGCAGGCAGGAAGGGAGTCAGGCATGCAGTGAGGgaggtaggcaggcaggcagacaaaGGGGCAGGCAGAGAGGCAGGCATGCAGAGTGGCAGGCAGACAAGAAGGGACGCAGGCAGAAGGCagggaggaagggagggaggCAGGTAGacaggaagggagggagggacAGAGGCAGAGAGACGGACAGGCAGGCCTGA